A region from the Sphingomonas flavescens genome encodes:
- a CDS encoding CoA-binding protein — MPLTRDEDIAQLLTKARTIAMVGASDRPDRASYGVMKFLQDHGYRVLPVNPQITGEHVHGEFVWRELAQIGVPIDIVDIFRRPEAAAEAVDQAIFVGAKAVWMQLGVINEDAAAKAEAAGLKVVMDHCPKIEIARLGLPRVGAEA, encoded by the coding sequence ATGCCGCTGACGCGCGACGAAGACATCGCTCAATTGCTCACGAAAGCCCGGACGATTGCCATGGTCGGCGCCTCCGATCGCCCGGATCGCGCCTCGTACGGCGTTATGAAATTCCTGCAGGACCACGGCTATCGCGTCCTGCCGGTCAATCCGCAGATCACGGGGGAGCATGTGCACGGCGAGTTCGTCTGGCGGGAGCTGGCGCAGATCGGCGTGCCGATCGATATCGTCGACATCTTCCGGCGCCCGGAAGCCGCTGCTGAGGCGGTCGATCAGGCCATTTTCGTCGGCGCCAAGGCCGTCTGGATGCAACTGGGCGTCATCAACGAGGACGCGGCGGCAAAGGCAGAGGCGGCTGGGCTGAAGGTGGTCATGGACCATTGCCCAAAGATCGAGATCGCGCGGCTTGGTCTGCCGCGTGTAGGCGCAGAGGCCTAA
- a CDS encoding TldD/PmbA family protein, whose amino-acid sequence MLNPQDACRIAEQLVERGIAAGASAADALYAADRSSGVQVRLGEIDSVSRSEGAQIGLRLFDGQRSATVASSDLSDDALSTLVERCLAMAREAPEDPFAGLAPAELLQGPDIPVLESGDGIDPDPQQLRARALAAENAALAVEGVNNSSGAGASASASVIALATSGGFSGAYEASGHGCSVGVIAGEGSSMQRDHAWHSVRYLDQLDDSEELGRRAGKRAVSRLDPQRPRPGKYPIFFDPRVSSSLLGHFSAAISGASVARKTSFLQDKLGAAVFGSGVEIVDDPLRARGLRSRPFDGEGLRVSRQALVENGVLASWIAETASARQLGIKPTGHAARGAGGAPGASPSNLYMAAGSRRRDQMFASVPEAVLIIELIGQGVNGVTGDYSRGAVGFMIRGGEIAEPVAEITIASNLIDMFATLEPASDLEFRRGIDAPTILVPEMTVAAA is encoded by the coding sequence ATGCTGAATCCTCAAGACGCCTGCCGCATCGCCGAGCAACTGGTCGAACGCGGCATTGCTGCGGGCGCCAGCGCCGCGGACGCGCTCTACGCCGCTGACCGATCGTCCGGCGTTCAGGTCCGCCTGGGCGAGATCGACAGCGTCAGCCGGTCGGAAGGCGCGCAGATCGGCCTGCGGCTGTTCGACGGGCAGCGCTCCGCGACGGTGGCCAGCTCGGATCTATCGGATGATGCACTGTCGACCTTGGTCGAGCGCTGCCTCGCGATGGCCCGCGAAGCGCCGGAGGACCCCTTTGCCGGGCTCGCGCCGGCCGAGCTGCTGCAAGGTCCGGACATCCCCGTTCTAGAAAGCGGCGACGGCATCGACCCCGACCCGCAACAGCTCCGGGCCCGCGCACTTGCGGCGGAGAACGCAGCCCTCGCAGTTGAAGGCGTCAATAATTCCAGCGGCGCCGGCGCGAGTGCCTCCGCATCCGTCATCGCCTTGGCAACCTCAGGCGGCTTCTCTGGCGCTTATGAGGCAAGCGGGCATGGCTGCTCCGTCGGCGTCATCGCCGGCGAAGGGTCGTCCATGCAGCGCGATCACGCTTGGCACAGCGTTCGGTACCTCGACCAACTCGACGATTCGGAGGAACTAGGTAGGCGGGCGGGGAAGCGCGCTGTCTCGCGGCTCGACCCGCAGCGCCCACGCCCGGGCAAATATCCGATATTCTTCGACCCGCGCGTGTCGAGCAGCCTGCTTGGTCATTTTTCGGCAGCGATCAGTGGCGCATCGGTCGCGCGCAAGACGAGCTTTCTGCAGGACAAGCTCGGCGCAGCCGTCTTCGGATCTGGTGTTGAGATCGTCGACGATCCGCTTCGCGCCCGTGGGTTGCGGTCTCGTCCATTCGACGGAGAAGGGTTGCGCGTGTCCCGTCAGGCGCTGGTTGAAAACGGCGTGCTGGCGAGCTGGATTGCGGAAACCGCATCGGCCCGGCAATTGGGCATCAAGCCGACGGGCCATGCGGCGCGTGGCGCCGGCGGAGCGCCGGGCGCCAGTCCCAGCAATCTCTATATGGCTGCGGGATCACGGAGACGGGACCAGATGTTCGCTTCCGTTCCCGAGGCTGTCCTGATCATCGAACTGATCGGTCAGGGGGTGAACGGCGTGACCGGCGATTATAGCCGCGGTGCAGTCGGATTCATGATTCGCGGTGGCGAAATTGCGGAGCCGGTTGCTGAAATCACCATTGCGTCGAACCTCATCGACATGTTCGCGACCCTGGAGCCGGCAAGCGATCTCGAATTTCGGCGCGGCATCGATGCCCCGACGATCTTGGTGCCCGAAATGACAGTGGCAGCCGCTTAG
- the ubiA gene encoding 4-hydroxybenzoate octaprenyltransferase, with the protein MTATTDIVPDSERRGLIGALPPRLRPYASLMRLDRPIGTWLLYWPCAWSVALAVVDGRWSLLVWFALGAFAMRSAGCVYNDFVDRDLDRQVERTRLRPLASGRVSAGAAAMLIALLCGIGLVVLLQLNWLAAAVALGSVAPVAAYPFMKRITWWPQAWLGLVFSWGALVGWPAVRGTFDLPALLLWFGSIAWVVGYDTLYAIQDKEDDALVGVKSSARRLGARAAVGVGIFYALAIALWGAALWSVRPDWLALAALVPAALHLASQALRADPADGELALRLFRSNRWCGLLVFLAMLVVGVSAR; encoded by the coding sequence GTGACCGCCACCACCGACATCGTTCCCGACAGCGAGCGGCGCGGCCTGATCGGCGCGCTGCCTCCGCGGTTGCGGCCCTATGCCTCGCTGATGCGGCTCGACCGGCCAATCGGCACGTGGCTACTCTATTGGCCCTGCGCATGGAGCGTCGCACTGGCGGTTGTCGATGGGCGCTGGAGCCTTCTGGTCTGGTTCGCGCTGGGCGCGTTCGCGATGCGCAGTGCGGGCTGTGTTTACAACGATTTCGTTGATCGCGACCTCGATCGGCAGGTGGAACGAACACGCTTGCGTCCCCTGGCGAGTGGACGTGTGTCCGCGGGAGCGGCCGCGATGCTCATCGCTCTCCTGTGCGGTATCGGTCTCGTCGTGCTGCTGCAGCTCAACTGGCTTGCAGCGGCCGTTGCGCTCGGCAGCGTTGCGCCGGTGGCCGCTTATCCGTTCATGAAGCGCATCACCTGGTGGCCGCAGGCCTGGCTGGGACTCGTTTTTTCGTGGGGGGCGCTGGTCGGCTGGCCCGCCGTGCGCGGAACGTTCGACCTGCCCGCCCTCCTCTTGTGGTTCGGCAGCATCGCTTGGGTGGTGGGCTACGACACGCTCTATGCGATCCAGGACAAAGAGGATGACGCTCTGGTCGGCGTAAAGTCCTCGGCGCGAAGGCTGGGGGCTCGCGCTGCGGTTGGCGTCGGCATTTTCTACGCGCTGGCCATCGCGTTGTGGGGTGCGGCCTTGTGGAGCGTTCGGCCGGATTGGCTCGCGCTGGCGGCCTTGGTGCCCGCAGCCTTGCACCTCGCCAGCCAAGCGTTGCGGGCTGATCCTGCCGACGGCGAACTCGCGCTGCGACTTTTCCGTTCGAATCGTTGGTGCGGCCTGCTCGTATTTCTGGCCATGCTGGTCGTCGGCGTTTCCGCGCGCTAG
- a CDS encoding 16S rRNA (uracil(1498)-N(3))-methyltransferase, giving the protein MPATPAWPPKSLPRLFVREPLAPAGDVTLDPGQANYLGNVMRLGIGAEVLVFDGSSGEWLARVADVGRKRMTLAVERQTRVAETIPDVWLAFAPVKRAQTDWLVEKATELGAARLLPVITRRTVAERVKLDRLRSIAIEAAEQCGRTILPRIEDPATLKKLLDDRDPDRALYFADETGGCRAQEAFRPGSALILVGPEGGFTENEGEMIRSAANVSAISLGPRILRAETAALAALAAWMSAVGDWR; this is encoded by the coding sequence ATGCCCGCGACGCCAGCCTGGCCGCCAAAGAGTTTGCCGCGCTTATTCGTGCGGGAGCCGCTGGCACCTGCCGGAGACGTGACCCTGGACCCCGGGCAAGCGAATTACCTCGGCAACGTCATGCGCCTGGGCATCGGCGCAGAAGTGCTCGTTTTTGACGGTTCGTCCGGCGAGTGGCTGGCACGCGTGGCGGACGTCGGCAGGAAGCGGATGACGCTTGCAGTCGAACGCCAGACGCGGGTCGCCGAGACGATCCCTGACGTTTGGCTCGCATTTGCGCCGGTAAAGCGCGCGCAAACGGATTGGCTGGTGGAGAAGGCGACTGAACTTGGCGCTGCGCGGCTCCTGCCCGTCATTACCCGGCGGACCGTTGCCGAGCGGGTAAAGCTGGATCGGTTGCGATCGATCGCGATCGAAGCCGCGGAGCAATGCGGCCGCACAATCTTGCCGCGCATCGAGGACCCCGCGACGCTCAAGAAGCTGCTCGACGATCGAGATCCAGACCGCGCGCTTTACTTCGCTGACGAGACTGGTGGCTGTCGCGCGCAGGAGGCTTTCAGGCCCGGTTCGGCACTCATATTAGTGGGTCCCGAGGGCGGGTTCACCGAAAATGAAGGTGAGATGATCCGATCGGCGGCCAACGTAAGTGCGATTTCGCTCGGCCCGCGCATCCTTCGTGCCGAGACTGCGGCGCTGGCGGCACTTGCCGCCTGGATGTCGGCTGTCGGCGACTGGCGATAA
- a CDS encoding glutamate--cysteine ligase, with product MTQRTDTGESPLIESRDDLLSVFSGGEKPAERWRIGTEHEKFVYRIADHRAPSYDEAGGIRDLLNGLTEYGWEPVIEGGNTIALSGKDGTISLEPAGQFELSGAPLENLHETCAEAARHLEQCKTVGEKLGLGFLGLGMWPDKTRAELPIMPKGRYKVMLNYMPKVGNLGLDMMLRTCTIQVNLDYASEADMVKKFRVGLALQPVATALFANSPLTESKPNGYKSFRSHIWEDTDPDRTGMLPFVFEDGFGYERYCDYMLDVPMYFVYRDGQYIDVAGESFRAFLAGKLPQLPGEKPTLTDWVDHLSTAFPEVRLKSFLEMRGADGGRWGRICGLPALWVGLLYDDQALDAAWDLVKHWHIDGREKLRHDVPRLALDAVTPDGESMREFAGRVLDISASGLTNRARLNSAGDNEGGFLDPLREVVSTGATPADRLLQKFQDEWGGDVSHIYEEFSF from the coding sequence ATGACGCAACGAACTGACACCGGTGAAAGTCCGCTGATCGAGAGCCGCGACGATCTGCTGTCGGTGTTTTCCGGCGGCGAGAAACCGGCGGAGCGCTGGCGGATCGGCACCGAGCACGAGAAGTTCGTATACAGAATCGCCGATCATCGCGCGCCGTCTTATGACGAGGCCGGCGGCATCCGCGATCTGTTGAACGGCCTGACCGAATATGGCTGGGAGCCGGTGATCGAGGGCGGCAATACTATCGCGCTGTCCGGCAAGGACGGCACGATCAGCCTGGAGCCCGCGGGGCAATTCGAGCTGTCGGGCGCACCGCTCGAAAATCTGCATGAGACGTGCGCCGAAGCGGCCCGGCACCTGGAGCAGTGTAAAACGGTTGGCGAGAAGCTCGGGCTCGGCTTCCTCGGGCTCGGCATGTGGCCGGACAAGACGCGTGCCGAGCTGCCGATCATGCCCAAGGGCCGCTACAAGGTCATGCTCAACTACATGCCGAAGGTCGGCAACCTCGGCCTCGACATGATGCTGCGCACCTGTACCATTCAGGTTAATCTGGATTACGCATCCGAGGCCGACATGGTGAAGAAGTTTCGGGTCGGCCTCGCGCTCCAGCCGGTCGCCACCGCGCTTTTCGCCAACTCGCCGCTCACCGAAAGCAAGCCCAACGGCTACAAGAGCTTCCGCAGCCACATCTGGGAAGACACCGACCCCGACCGAACCGGCATGCTGCCGTTCGTGTTCGAGGATGGCTTCGGGTACGAGCGCTACTGCGACTATATGCTCGATGTGCCGATGTACTTCGTCTACCGCGACGGCCAGTACATCGATGTCGCGGGTGAGAGCTTCCGTGCCTTCCTCGCCGGCAAGCTGCCGCAACTACCCGGCGAGAAGCCGACGCTGACGGACTGGGTCGATCATCTTTCCACGGCATTCCCCGAGGTCCGGCTCAAGAGCTTCCTCGAGATGCGCGGCGCCGACGGCGGACGCTGGGGCCGGATCTGTGGTCTCCCGGCGCTCTGGGTTGGCCTGCTCTACGACGATCAGGCGCTGGACGCAGCCTGGGACCTGGTGAAGCACTGGCACATCGACGGCCGTGAGAAGCTGCGCCACGACGTTCCTCGCCTTGCGCTCGACGCAGTAACGCCGGACGGCGAGAGCATGCGCGAGTTCGCGGGCCGCGTGCTCGACATCTCCGCCAGCGGGCTCACGAACCGCGCCCGACTTAATAGCGCCGGCGACAATGAGGGCGGCTTCCTGGATCCGCTGCGCGAGGTCGTCAGCACGGGCGCGACGCCGGCCGACCGCCTGCTGCAGAAATTTCAGGACGAATGGGGCGGCGACGTTTCCCACATCTACGAGGAGTTCAGCTTCTGA
- the pip gene encoding prolyl aminopeptidase, with amino-acid sequence MDAITPQRRTLYPAIEPYETGMLDVGDGHRLYWELSGNPDGKPAVMLHGGPGGGSSPDHRRQWNPEKYKILVFDQRGCGKSTPYASLENNTTWDLVEDIEKLRTQVAKVDKWQVFGGSWGSTLSLAYAEKYPERATEIILRGIFLFDQYEIDWMYKEGGASQVYPDKFAEFLAPIPESEHGDLVAAYARRLTGDDKAQLEAAKAWSKWEGDIVTLLPSPSTIEHFTSPDVAVAVARIENHYMANNGWFEEGQLLRDAAKLKGIPGVIVQGRHDTCTPPAAAWKLKQAWPEVELNIIPDGGHLFSEPGVLDGLIRATDKFAGL; translated from the coding sequence ATGGACGCGATCACGCCGCAGCGCCGGACGCTCTACCCAGCCATCGAGCCCTATGAGACCGGCATGCTCGACGTCGGCGACGGGCATCGGCTTTATTGGGAACTTAGCGGAAATCCTGACGGCAAGCCGGCGGTGATGCTCCACGGCGGTCCCGGCGGCGGATCGAGCCCTGATCACCGGCGCCAATGGAACCCCGAAAAGTACAAGATCCTGGTGTTCGACCAGCGCGGCTGCGGCAAATCGACGCCTTATGCCAGCCTGGAGAACAACACGACCTGGGACCTGGTTGAGGATATCGAGAAGCTCCGCACGCAGGTCGCGAAAGTCGACAAGTGGCAGGTGTTCGGCGGCAGTTGGGGATCCACCCTCTCCCTGGCTTACGCCGAGAAATATCCGGAGCGCGCGACCGAGATCATCCTTCGCGGCATCTTCCTGTTCGACCAGTACGAGATCGACTGGATGTACAAGGAAGGCGGCGCGTCGCAGGTCTATCCCGACAAGTTCGCCGAGTTCCTCGCGCCGATCCCCGAGTCCGAGCACGGCGACCTCGTCGCGGCCTACGCGCGACGCCTGACCGGCGACGACAAGGCCCAGCTGGAAGCCGCGAAGGCGTGGAGCAAATGGGAAGGCGACATCGTCACCCTGCTACCCAGCCCCTCGACAATCGAGCATTTCACTAGCCCCGATGTCGCCGTCGCGGTCGCCCGCATCGAGAACCATTACATGGCGAACAACGGCTGGTTCGAGGAAGGTCAGCTACTCCGCGACGCGGCGAAGCTGAAAGGCATCCCGGGCGTCATCGTCCAGGGCCGTCACGACACTTGCACCCCCCCGGCCGCGGCGTGGAAGCTCAAGCAGGCGTGGCCCGAGGTGGAGTTGAACATCATCCCCGACGGCGGGCACCTGTTCAGCGAGCCGGGCGTGCTCGACGGCCTGATCCGCGCGACGGACAAGTTCGCTGGACTTTAG
- a CDS encoding penicillin acylase family protein, giving the protein MRKTTAAALLPLAYSLIAATLPIPAHGMREWKEQAARVTITRDDWGIAHVRGKTDADAVFGMIYAQAEDDFPRIEANYLTNLGRTAEAEGEKAIWQDLRARLYVSESELKADYWRSPQSMRRLMDAWADGLNYFLATHSTVKPRVLTRFEPWMALSFTEGSIGGDIERIDLKGLAAFYGGKRLALAAPDTEPRGSNGIAISPKLTDGGALLLINPHTSFYFRSELQMTSDEGLNAYGAATWGQFFIYQGFNAQAGWMHTSSGVDNVDEFAERVERRGAARCYRYGTECRSLGVRPITLRYRTASGRVATRSFITYRTHHGPIVRDDGGRWIAFAMMNKPVEALQQSFLRTKTTDLPSFMKVAEFKANSSNNTVFADTRGDIALLAPQFMPRRDNRFDYTKPVDGSDPRTDWRGLHAVSELPNTIRPRTGWLFNSNDWLYSAAGAESPRPGNYPAYLDMAGANYRTVHATRLLSQPGRWSMDRLQAAAYDSAQPAFEALVPMLVQGWRGLAQTDPRRARLAEPIAALAAWDGRWSVTSAPNTLANFWGEELAKLVSSRKWNDQDNMFRHMERLSANEKLDAMVRAVDRLQRNFGGWRVPWGEVNRFQRISPLIDSPFDDKAPSIPVGFTSNRWGSLASFGASQKPGTLRWYGTNGNSFVAVVQFNQDHVRARAVTAGGESGNPASPHFNDEAQRYASGDLREVYYYPDQLKGHIERTYRPGD; this is encoded by the coding sequence ATGCGTAAGACCACCGCCGCCGCGCTGCTGCCGCTCGCTTATTCCCTCATCGCCGCAACTTTGCCGATTCCCGCGCACGGCATGCGCGAATGGAAGGAGCAGGCAGCGCGTGTCACGATCACGCGTGACGACTGGGGCATCGCCCACGTTCGCGGCAAGACCGACGCCGACGCAGTGTTTGGCATGATCTACGCTCAAGCCGAGGACGACTTTCCGCGCATTGAGGCCAATTACCTGACGAACCTGGGCCGCACCGCGGAGGCGGAAGGCGAGAAGGCGATCTGGCAGGATCTGCGCGCGCGACTTTACGTCAGCGAAAGTGAGCTCAAGGCCGATTACTGGCGCAGCCCGCAGTCGATGCGGCGGTTGATGGACGCCTGGGCGGACGGGTTGAATTACTTCCTGGCGACGCATTCGACGGTGAAACCGCGCGTGCTGACGCGGTTCGAGCCATGGATGGCGCTAAGTTTCACCGAAGGCAGCATCGGCGGCGATATCGAGCGCATCGACCTCAAGGGGCTCGCCGCCTTCTACGGAGGGAAGCGGCTGGCGCTGGCTGCCCCGGATACCGAGCCGCGCGGGTCGAACGGCATCGCGATTTCGCCCAAGCTGACGGACGGCGGCGCGCTGTTGCTGATCAACCCGCACACCAGCTTTTACTTCCGGTCCGAGTTGCAGATGACGAGCGACGAAGGGCTCAACGCCTACGGGGCGGCAACCTGGGGCCAGTTCTTCATCTATCAGGGCTTCAACGCCCAGGCGGGCTGGATGCACACGTCGAGCGGCGTCGACAATGTTGACGAGTTCGCAGAACGGGTCGAGCGACGCGGCGCTGCGCGCTGCTACCGTTACGGGACCGAATGTCGGTCACTTGGCGTCCGGCCGATCACATTGCGCTATCGCACCGCAAGCGGTCGCGTGGCGACGCGCAGCTTCATTACCTATCGCACGCACCATGGACCGATTGTTCGCGACGACGGCGGCCGGTGGATCGCTTTTGCGATGATGAACAAGCCGGTCGAAGCGCTGCAGCAGAGCTTCCTCCGCACCAAGACCACCGATCTGCCGAGCTTCATGAAGGTCGCCGAGTTCAAGGCCAATAGTTCGAACAACACCGTCTTTGCCGACACGCGGGGCGATATCGCCTTGCTGGCGCCGCAGTTCATGCCGCGCCGCGACAATCGCTTCGACTACACCAAGCCGGTCGATGGCAGCGACCCGCGAACCGACTGGCGCGGGCTGCACGCGGTATCCGAATTACCCAATACTATTCGCCCGCGAACGGGCTGGCTCTTCAACAGCAATGACTGGCTCTATTCGGCCGCGGGTGCGGAATCGCCGCGCCCGGGCAACTATCCGGCCTATCTCGACATGGCTGGGGCGAACTACCGCACGGTTCACGCGACGCGGCTGCTTTCACAACCGGGCCGCTGGTCGATGGATCGCTTGCAGGCCGCTGCCTACGACAGCGCACAGCCTGCATTCGAAGCGCTGGTGCCGATGCTCGTGCAAGGCTGGCGCGGACTCGCGCAGACCGATCCGCGCCGCGCGCGCCTTGCCGAACCGATCGCCGCACTCGCGGCCTGGGATGGCCGCTGGTCGGTCACCTCGGCGCCCAACACGCTTGCCAATTTCTGGGGCGAGGAGCTCGCCAAGCTGGTTAGCTCGCGCAAATGGAACGATCAGGACAACATGTTCCGGCACATGGAGCGGCTCTCCGCGAACGAGAAACTGGACGCCATGGTTCGCGCCGTCGATCGCCTGCAACGCAACTTCGGCGGCTGGCGCGTGCCGTGGGGCGAGGTCAACCGCTTCCAGCGTATCTCGCCGCTGATCGATTCACCCTTCGACGACAAGGCGCCGAGCATCCCCGTCGGCTTCACGTCGAACCGCTGGGGTTCGCTAGCGTCCTTCGGCGCGTCTCAGAAGCCGGGTACCCTGCGCTGGTACGGCACTAACGGCAACAGCTTTGTCGCCGTCGTCCAATTCAATCAGGACCACGTCCGCGCCCGCGCGGTCACGGCCGGCGGCGAAAGCGGCAATCCCGCCTCGCCGCACTTCAACGACGAAGCGCAGCGCTACGCCTCAGGCGATTTGCGGGAAGTCTATTATTACCCCGACCAGCTGAAGGGGCACATTGAGCGGACGTACCGCCCGGGCGACTAA
- the ligD gene encoding DNA ligase D, with protein MAKRVPLDIETYNRKRDFTKTGEPKGRKLKGKGDSFVVQKHDASRLHWDFRLELDGVLKSWAVPKGPSLDPGENRLAMRTEDHPLDYGTFEGTIPKGEYGGGTVMLWDQGKWTPDPRKDPSKTIEEGHLHFTLEGERMRGEWVMFRLKAKPGEKAEPWMLKKVTDDFAEPDDGDALVDNCVTSVTTGRTMAEIASGSDEWRSNRGGQKGGRGKKKAASAPPPFEQPQLATLVDDVPPGTSWIHEIKYDGYRLLISVGDGVATAYTRNGLDWSDKFKSLVKAAARLPAGSLIDGEAVALDDEGKPSFQLLQSTLKGGGAPLAFYAFDLLVEGGKDIRKLPNIERKERLAALLEGVSPPIIYGDHIIGRGEEMFAAVCKSGGEGIISKKASATYSGTRTRNWLKIKCIQRQEFVIVGWSESDKRRGFRSLLLAAKKGRTLTYAGKVGTGFNAALIEEMMERMAPLAIDKAAVEVPRADRKGAHWIEPKLVAEINFTEFTDEGILRHPSFVGLREDKPAKDVVREVPKHLTKTEQRPARRTKKSATAEDFGIDISSPDRVIFPELGVTKKDLADYYATVEPLIMVDSANRPMTIIRYPSGRTGEGFFQKHDKGTFGPHVKQIPIEEKDGHFEDYLYFDDIQGLLACVQMGTIEFHGWGSKVDKVEYPDRLVFDLDPDVGLDFAMVKEAAVRLKALLGDLGLKTFPLLSGGKGLHVVAPLDQTRDWPTVKSFAERFTRAIAEAEPKMFTANIRKVERKERIFLDWLRNQRGATAVMPFSVRAREGAPVAAPIAWEELDKYQGGNHFTIRDADELLKRAASKLLAGWGKAKQALPDA; from the coding sequence ATGGCCAAGCGCGTTCCGCTCGACATCGAGACGTACAACCGGAAGCGCGATTTCACGAAGACCGGCGAGCCTAAGGGCCGCAAGCTCAAGGGCAAGGGCGACAGCTTCGTCGTCCAGAAGCACGACGCGTCGCGCCTGCACTGGGACTTTCGGCTTGAGTTGGACGGCGTCCTGAAGAGCTGGGCCGTACCGAAGGGCCCGAGCCTCGACCCCGGCGAAAACCGGCTGGCGATGCGAACCGAAGACCACCCCCTAGATTACGGCACGTTCGAAGGCACGATCCCCAAGGGAGAATATGGCGGCGGGACCGTAATGCTGTGGGACCAGGGCAAGTGGACGCCCGATCCGCGCAAGGACCCGAGCAAGACCATCGAGGAAGGGCACCTGCACTTCACGCTCGAAGGCGAGCGGATGCGCGGCGAATGGGTGATGTTCCGCCTCAAGGCCAAGCCCGGGGAAAAGGCCGAGCCGTGGATGCTCAAGAAGGTGACCGATGACTTCGCCGAGCCCGACGATGGCGACGCCCTCGTCGATAATTGCGTGACCAGCGTCACCACCGGCCGGACGATGGCGGAGATCGCTTCGGGGTCGGACGAGTGGCGCTCCAATCGTGGCGGCCAGAAGGGTGGCCGCGGCAAGAAGAAAGCGGCTTCGGCGCCACCGCCGTTCGAGCAGCCGCAGCTGGCGACGCTGGTCGACGACGTTCCACCCGGCACGTCATGGATCCACGAGATTAAATATGACGGATACCGGTTGCTGATCAGCGTCGGGGACGGGGTCGCCACGGCCTACACCCGCAATGGCCTCGACTGGAGCGACAAGTTCAAGTCGCTGGTGAAGGCGGCGGCGCGGCTACCCGCCGGGTCGCTGATCGATGGCGAAGCGGTCGCGCTCGACGACGAAGGAAAGCCGAGCTTCCAGCTGTTGCAGTCAACGCTGAAAGGCGGCGGCGCGCCGCTTGCGTTCTATGCGTTCGACCTGCTGGTCGAAGGCGGCAAGGACATCCGCAAGCTGCCCAACATCGAGCGCAAGGAGCGGCTGGCGGCACTGCTCGAAGGCGTATCGCCGCCGATCATCTACGGCGACCACATCATCGGCCGCGGCGAGGAGATGTTCGCTGCGGTCTGCAAGTCCGGCGGCGAGGGCATCATCTCAAAGAAGGCGAGCGCGACCTACAGCGGCACCCGCACGCGCAACTGGCTCAAGATCAAGTGCATCCAGCGCCAGGAGTTCGTCATCGTCGGTTGGTCGGAAAGCGACAAAAGGCGCGGTTTCCGCTCGCTCCTGCTCGCCGCCAAGAAGGGCCGCACGCTGACCTATGCGGGCAAGGTTGGGACCGGATTCAACGCCGCGCTGATCGAAGAGATGATGGAGCGCATGGCGCCGCTCGCCATCGACAAGGCGGCAGTCGAAGTGCCGCGCGCCGACCGCAAGGGCGCGCACTGGATCGAGCCCAAGCTGGTCGCCGAAATCAACTTCACCGAGTTTACCGACGAAGGCATCCTCCGCCACCCCAGCTTCGTTGGACTGCGCGAGGACAAGCCGGCCAAGGACGTGGTGCGCGAAGTGCCCAAGCATTTGACCAAGACCGAGCAGAGGCCCGCGCGGCGCACAAAGAAGTCAGCGACGGCGGAGGATTTCGGGATCGACATCAGCAGCCCCGACCGCGTCATTTTCCCCGAGCTCGGCGTCACCAAGAAAGACCTCGCCGACTATTATGCGACGGTCGAGCCGCTGATCATGGTCGACAGCGCAAATCGCCCGATGACCATCATCCGCTACCCGAGTGGCCGGACCGGTGAGGGCTTTTTCCAGAAGCACGACAAAGGCACCTTCGGTCCGCACGTCAAACAAATCCCGATCGAGGAGAAGGACGGGCACTTCGAGGACTACCTCTACTTCGACGACATCCAGGGCCTGCTCGCCTGCGTGCAGATGGGCACGATTGAATTCCACGGCTGGGGCAGCAAGGTCGACAAGGTCGAATATCCCGACCGGCTGGTATTCGACCTCGACCCGGACGTCGGTTTGGATTTCGCGATGGTGAAGGAAGCGGCGGTGCGGCTGAAGGCGCTGCTCGGAGATCTCGGTCTTAAAACCTTTCCGCTGCTGTCAGGCGGGAAGGGGCTCCACGTTGTCGCGCCGCTCGACCAGACGCGCGACTGGCCGACCGTGAAGAGCTTCGCGGAGCGTTTCACCCGCGCGATCGCCGAAGCGGAGCCCAAGATGTTCACCGCCAACATTCGCAAGGTCGAACGCAAGGAGCGGATCTTCCTCGACTGGCTGCGCAATCAGCGCGGGGCGACGGCGGTGATGCCCTTCTCCGTGCGCGCCCGCGAAGGTGCGCCGGTGGCGGCGCCCATCGCGTGGGAAGAACTCGACAAATACCAGGGCGGCAACCACTTCACGATCCGCGACGCGGACGAATTGTTGAAGCGCGCAGCATCGAAACTGCTTGCTGGCTGGGGCAAGGCCAAGCAAGCATTGCCGGATGCGTAA